In Clostridium swellfunianum, a genomic segment contains:
- the larE gene encoding ATP-dependent sacrificial sulfur transferase LarE, which yields MELQQKFEKLKQILKEAGSGAVAYSGGVDSTFLLKVAYDVLGDDVIAVTARSSTYPEREYNEAKEYIAQFGTKHITIVSEELEIEGFSKNPVNRCYFCKTELFSKVRMEAVKYGLKHVFDGSNFDDIGDYRPGMKAAKEQGVISPLKLAELTKNDIRELSKQLNIPTWNKPSFACLSSRFPYGKEITIEKLSMVDRAEQFLIDMGFKQLRVRHHDEIARIEVEPDERVSFFDLETMDKIGAEFKRIGFKYVTLDILGYRTGSMNEVLSEEEKAL from the coding sequence ATGGAACTGCAGCAAAAATTTGAAAAGCTAAAACAAATATTAAAAGAAGCAGGCAGTGGCGCTGTAGCCTATTCAGGTGGAGTGGACAGTACATTTTTGTTGAAGGTTGCTTACGATGTTCTAGGGGATGATGTTATAGCGGTTACTGCAAGGTCTTCAACTTATCCGGAAAGAGAATATAACGAAGCAAAGGAATACATAGCACAGTTTGGAACAAAGCATATAACTATAGTATCTGAGGAACTTGAAATAGAGGGCTTTTCAAAAAACCCAGTAAATCGATGTTACTTTTGTAAAACAGAGCTCTTTTCAAAGGTTAGAATGGAAGCTGTTAAGTATGGCTTAAAGCATGTATTTGATGGTTCTAACTTTGACGATATAGGAGACTACAGACCAGGTATGAAGGCTGCAAAGGAGCAGGGAGTAATTAGCCCCTTGAAGCTTGCAGAGCTTACCAAAAATGATATTCGTGAGCTTTCAAAGCAGCTTAATATTCCTACTTGGAACAAGCCATCTTTTGCTTGTCTTTCTTCAAGATTTCCTTATGGAAAAGAAATAACTATTGAAAAGCTAAGCATGGTAGATAGGGCGGAGCAATTCTTAATTGATATGGGCTTTAAGCAATTGAGAGTTAGACACCATGATGAAATAGCAAGGATTGAGGTTGAGCCAGACGAAAGAGTAAGCTTTTTTGATCTTGAAACCATGGATAAGATAGGAGCAGAATTTAAAAGAATTGGTTTTAAATATGTAACTTTAGATATATTAGGCTACAGAACTGGAAGTATGAATGAAGTTTTATCTGAAGAAGAAAAAGCATTATAA
- a CDS encoding gluconokinase, with protein sequence MFYIGIDIGTTSTKTITFDKAGNIISKSTREYPIYSPQPDFREQDPEEILKAVVETLEESIMKAGIGAEEISFIAFSSMMHSIIAVGENCKPLTKCIIWSDNRSASYAHRFKDSGKGREIYLKTGTPTHPMSPLYKLMWLKDNEAEIYSKAYKFISIKEYILYKFFKRYIVDYSVASSSGMFNIFNLKWDKEVLDMLELDEAKLPEAVPTTCILQNLDEEICARTGLTAETKFVIGASDGCLASLGSNAVELGIAAATIGTSGAVRIVSKRPVTDDNERFFCYYLSPDRYVVGGAINNGAVVYRWYRDEFTQAEKNEAEKLGAEIHDLLNDKIAKINAGSEGLLFLPFLSGERAPYWDAELRGAYLGIADYHNRIHFARALMEGICYDMKEILDAVKDLSGPVNSVYANGGFTRSQEWVQILCDIFGVEVILTETYESSSLGAVMLGMYATREIDDLKQCSDIVKVKKVIKPRAENICIYEELYKLYREAIERLMPVLKQLSCYKSQ encoded by the coding sequence TTGTTTTATATAGGAATTGATATAGGTACAACTAGCACAAAAACTATAACATTTGATAAAGCTGGGAATATAATTTCAAAGTCAACAAGAGAGTATCCTATTTATTCCCCGCAGCCAGATTTCAGGGAACAAGATCCGGAGGAAATTCTTAAAGCTGTTGTAGAAACATTAGAGGAAAGTATCATGAAAGCAGGCATAGGTGCTGAGGAAATAAGTTTTATTGCCTTCAGTTCAATGATGCATAGTATTATTGCAGTGGGTGAAAATTGCAAACCTTTAACGAAATGTATAATCTGGAGTGACAACAGGAGTGCAAGCTATGCTCATAGGTTTAAGGATAGTGGGAAAGGCAGAGAGATTTATTTGAAAACAGGAACACCAACGCATCCAATGTCGCCTCTCTATAAGTTAATGTGGCTTAAAGATAATGAAGCAGAAATATATAGTAAAGCATATAAATTTATATCTATAAAAGAGTACATTCTATATAAATTTTTCAAAAGGTACATTGTGGATTATTCTGTGGCTTCCTCATCAGGTATGTTTAATATTTTTAATCTCAAATGGGATAAGGAAGTGCTTGATATGTTAGAGCTTGATGAAGCTAAGCTTCCTGAGGCTGTGCCTACAACCTGCATACTTCAAAATTTGGATGAGGAAATTTGCGCAAGAACAGGGCTCACAGCTGAAACAAAATTTGTAATTGGAGCAAGTGACGGATGCTTAGCCAGTCTTGGTTCAAATGCTGTAGAGCTAGGTATTGCTGCTGCTACTATAGGAACAAGTGGTGCTGTGAGGATTGTTTCCAAAAGGCCTGTAACTGACGATAATGAAAGGTTTTTTTGCTACTATCTTAGTCCTGATAGGTATGTAGTTGGGGGAGCAATTAATAATGGAGCTGTAGTTTACAGATGGTATAGAGATGAATTTACACAGGCAGAAAAAAATGAAGCTGAAAAACTTGGAGCAGAAATTCATGATTTATTAAATGATAAGATAGCTAAAATAAATGCAGGAAGTGAAGGACTTCTTTTTCTTCCTTTTTTATCTGGAGAAAGAGCACCCTACTGGGATGCGGAGTTAAGAGGAGCTTATCTTGGAATTGCAGACTACCATAACAGAATTCACTTTGCAAGAGCTTTAATGGAAGGTATTTGCTACGATATGAAGGAAATACTTGATGCAGTAAAAGATTTGTCAGGACCTGTGAATAGCGTATATGCTAATGGTGGTTTTACCCGTTCACAGGAGTGGGTGCAAATACTTTGTGATATTTTTGGAGTAGAGGTTATACTAACCGAGACCTATGAAAGCTCAAGCCTAGGTGCAGTAATGCTCGGTATGTATGCAACAAGAGAAATAGACGATTTGAAACAGTGCAGTGATATTGTAAAAGTAAAGAAAGTGATTAAGCCAAGAGCTGAGAATATATGTATATATGAAGAACTTTACAAGTTATATAGAGAGGCCATAGAAAGACTTATGCCTGTATTGAAGCAATTATCCTGCTATAAAAGCCAATAA
- a CDS encoding L,D-transpeptidase — translation MLIRFPEGQELYRASRYSVTVNTAAKRMTLFKDGTIFKIYPIAIGKPSTPTPKGNFKIINKAYQPGGPFGARWLGLNAPNGDYGIHGTNNPSSIGKAVSNGCIRTYNNNIIELYNLVPVGTPVKII, via the coding sequence ATGCTTATTCGTTTTCCTGAGGGGCAAGAACTTTATCGCGCTTCAAGATACAGCGTCACAGTAAACACAGCCGCTAAAAGAATGACTCTTTTTAAAGACGGCACTATATTTAAGATCTATCCTATAGCTATAGGCAAACCATCAACCCCTACTCCCAAAGGAAATTTCAAAATTATAAACAAAGCCTATCAGCCAGGCGGGCCTTTTGGTGCCAGATGGCTAGGGCTTAATGCTCCTAACGGCGATTATGGTATTCACGGCACTAATAATCCAAGTTCTATCGGCAAGGCTGTTTCTAATGGCTGCATAAGAACTTACAACAACAATATTATTGAGCTTTACAATTTAGTACCTGTAGGAACACCTGTAAAAATTATATAG
- the mgrA gene encoding L-glyceraldehyde 3-phosphate reductase: MTYIPNEKRYDNMIYNRCGRSGLKLPAISLGLWHNFGGINVFENQRELVKKAFDLGITHFDLANNYGPPPGSAEENFGRILKLDFQGFRDEMIISTKAGYGMWPGPYGDWGSKKYLVSSLDQSLKRMNLDYVDIFYHHRPDSNTPLEETMRTLDLIVRKGKALYVGVSNYNAEQTKEAAEILKSLGTPFVIHQPSYNMFDRWIEGGLQKVLEEEGIGSIAFVPLAQGQLTGKYLNGIPKDSRAAGPSVFLNERDLTEEKLNKIKRLNELAEERGQSLAQMALAWVLRGGKVTSALIGASKVSQIEENVAALNNLKFTEEELNKIEEILK, translated from the coding sequence ATGACCTACATACCAAATGAAAAACGCTACGACAATATGATATATAATCGATGTGGAAGAAGCGGCTTAAAGCTTCCAGCAATATCTTTGGGGTTATGGCACAACTTTGGAGGAATAAATGTTTTTGAAAATCAAAGAGAGCTTGTTAAAAAAGCTTTTGATTTAGGAATTACTCATTTTGATTTAGCAAATAATTATGGACCTCCTCCAGGATCAGCAGAAGAAAATTTCGGAAGAATACTAAAGCTTGATTTCCAAGGCTTTAGGGATGAAATGATAATATCCACAAAGGCTGGTTATGGAATGTGGCCGGGGCCTTACGGAGACTGGGGGTCAAAAAAATACTTGGTTTCAAGCTTAGATCAGAGCTTAAAGAGAATGAATTTGGATTATGTGGATATATTCTACCATCATAGGCCAGATTCGAATACACCATTAGAAGAAACTATGAGAACTCTTGATTTAATAGTAAGGAAAGGAAAGGCTCTTTACGTAGGCGTTTCAAATTACAATGCGGAGCAGACCAAAGAAGCTGCTGAAATTTTAAAGAGCTTGGGAACTCCTTTTGTGATTCATCAGCCTAGCTACAATATGTTTGACAGATGGATAGAGGGAGGACTTCAAAAGGTGCTTGAGGAGGAAGGTATAGGTTCAATAGCCTTTGTGCCACTGGCTCAAGGACAGCTGACAGGCAAGTACTTAAACGGTATACCAAAGGATTCAAGAGCGGCAGGACCTTCAGTTTTCTTAAATGAAAGAGACCTTACAGAAGAAAAGCTTAATAAGATAAAGAGATTAAATGAGCTAGCAGAGGAAAGAGGACAAAGTTTGGCACAGATGGCATTAGCTTGGGTATTAAGAGGTGGAAAAGTAACTTCTGCTCTTATAGGAGCTAGTAAGGTTTCTCAAATTGAGGAAAATGTGGCTGCTTTGAATAATTTAAAGTTCACTGAAGAAGAGTTAAATAAAATAGAAGAAATTCTTAAATAG
- a CDS encoding YjjG family noncanonical pyrimidine nucleotidase, whose amino-acid sequence MKYEVIIFDADDTLFDFKKSEKEAFKNAMLEFDIEYDENHHLKIYQDINSAIWKEFELGLITQEELKVERFKRLSHKLSTKFDENEFAKSYMKHLADASFLFDESAKLIEGLHKDYTLTIVTNGLTDVQNKRIRKSVIANYFKGVVISEEVRAAKPSREIFEHALKDIKYTDKSKILMVGDSLSSDIQGGINFGIDTCWYNPRKLLNSTNIIPTYEISNLMELKDILEK is encoded by the coding sequence ATGAAGTACGAAGTTATAATATTTGATGCAGATGATACTTTATTTGATTTTAAAAAGTCTGAAAAAGAAGCCTTTAAAAACGCTATGCTTGAATTTGATATAGAATATGATGAGAATCACCATTTAAAAATATACCAAGACATAAATTCTGCCATATGGAAAGAATTTGAGCTTGGGCTTATTACTCAGGAAGAATTAAAGGTTGAGCGTTTTAAAAGATTATCCCATAAACTAAGCACTAAATTTGATGAGAATGAATTTGCCAAATCATATATGAAGCACTTGGCAGATGCATCCTTCCTGTTTGATGAAAGCGCCAAACTTATAGAGGGCTTACATAAAGATTACACTCTTACAATTGTTACAAATGGCCTTACTGATGTGCAGAACAAGAGAATAAGAAAGTCAGTCATAGCAAACTATTTCAAGGGTGTAGTAATCTCAGAGGAAGTTCGAGCCGCAAAGCCATCCCGCGAGATTTTTGAACATGCCTTAAAGGATATTAAGTACACAGATAAGAGCAAGATACTAATGGTGGGTGACAGCCTCTCCTCCGACATACAAGGCGGCATAAATTTTGGCATTGATACCTGCTGGTACAATCCAAGGAAGCTTTTAAACAGCACTAACATAATACCTACCTATGAAATATCAAACTTAATGGAGCTTAAGGATATACTTGAGAAATAG
- a CDS encoding TetR/AcrR family transcriptional regulator, with product MRELKSVEEKILDRALYLIGKNRSINISVRAIAKEANVNVSAINYYFRTKEEMLRQVKEFYITNTLSITSILDNEEFSDEEKLLLASNEIMEYIIRFPGVTVILRDASKQEVADEISSKILAASKEMNEKFESILYSVTKDSSMSCEHKYMIFMSSIIHPIENSDILNFDHGIIESREKRIDYIKNIIKALKIE from the coding sequence ATGAGAGAATTAAAGAGCGTTGAAGAGAAGATTTTAGATAGAGCCTTATACCTAATAGGTAAGAACAGATCTATTAATATATCTGTCCGTGCAATAGCTAAAGAGGCTAATGTAAATGTAAGTGCTATAAATTATTACTTTAGAACTAAGGAAGAAATGCTTAGACAGGTAAAGGAGTTTTATATTACAAATACTCTTAGCATTACATCTATACTTGACAATGAGGAATTTAGTGATGAAGAGAAGCTTCTTTTAGCTTCTAATGAGATAATGGAATACATAATTAGGTTTCCTGGAGTAACAGTAATACTGAGAGATGCATCAAAGCAGGAAGTGGCAGATGAAATTTCAAGTAAGATATTGGCTGCAAGTAAGGAAATGAATGAGAAGTTTGAAAGCATATTATATAGCGTGACAAAGGACAGCAGCATGAGCTGCGAACACAAGTACATGATTTTCATGTCTTCAATTATTCATCCAATAGAGAATAGTGACATTTTAAATTTTGACCATGGAATAATTGAAAGCAGAGAAAAGCGGATTGACTATATAAAGAATATAATAAAAGCATTAAAGATTGAATAA
- a CDS encoding SDR family NAD(P)-dependent oxidoreductase yields MSKKVALITGSSRGIGAACATEFAEAGYNIVIHCNSNVQKAKEVSEACASHGAEVLVFQADVSKYDECKKLVEAAIERFGRIDALVNNAGIEANGSIIDTTLEQFDKVMKVNAYGPFYMSKLVVPYMIERKAGSLIFMSSTSAATGASGSSAYASSKAALIGLTKTLARDLAPVGINVNAICPGPIETDMVASLPVEIKTWIKGSVFAGRLGKPEEVGAAAVFLASEKANYITGQTLTIDGIFRT; encoded by the coding sequence ATGAGTAAGAAAGTTGCCCTTATAACAGGCTCTTCAAGAGGTATTGGAGCTGCTTGCGCCACAGAATTTGCTGAAGCAGGATATAATATAGTCATTCACTGCAATAGCAATGTACAAAAGGCAAAGGAAGTCTCTGAGGCTTGCGCATCACATGGAGCAGAAGTCTTGGTATTTCAGGCAGATGTTTCAAAATATGACGAATGTAAAAAGTTAGTAGAAGCAGCAATTGAGAGATTTGGACGCATTGATGCTCTTGTTAATAATGCAGGAATTGAAGCTAATGGCTCCATAATAGATACTACTCTTGAACAATTTGATAAAGTTATGAAAGTAAATGCTTATGGACCTTTCTATATGTCAAAGCTAGTTGTTCCTTATATGATAGAAAGAAAAGCAGGAAGTCTGATTTTCATGTCTTCTACAAGTGCTGCAACAGGGGCTTCAGGAAGTTCTGCTTATGCCTCTTCAAAGGCAGCTCTTATTGGATTAACTAAAACACTTGCAAGAGATTTAGCTCCTGTGGGTATCAATGTAAATGCAATCTGTCCAGGTCCTATAGAAACAGATATGGTTGCAAGTCTTCCTGTGGAAATTAAGACTTGGATAAAAGGCAGCGTTTTTGCAGGCAGATTAGGAAAGCCAGAAGAGGTTGGAGCAGCAGCAGTATTTTTAGCATCAGAGAAAGCCAACTATATTACTGGTCAAACTTTAACAATTGATGGTATTTTCCGAACATAA
- a CDS encoding NAD(P)/FAD-dependent oxidoreductase: MKMFEPGRIGNLVLKNRIVMAPMGIDYVDPDHGFSQKSIDYYAARAEGGTGLIITGAALVSDEYQSLNSFFLLDKEDKVDRVKKLADSVHAFSGKLCIQLSLGAGKIGYIGENNPSFSVAEIHTQVEAFGRAAALAKSAGVDAVEIHGYGGYLIDQFQTALWNSRKDEYGGSFENRMRIALEVIEAVKKSCGEDYPIIYKFSPAHLIPEGRDLEEGIKVAKLLEAAGVSALHVDIGCHACWQNAIPTIYQEPALHEKYIQAVKKEVKVPVIGHGKLGYPEVAERIISEGTADFVALGHYSLADPEWANKVKENREEDIVPCIGCNECMFSILSGEPVACGVNPSCGREAEKLTEAEEKKSVLVVGAGPGGLEAAIVAAKRGHKVTLWDKVSKLGGNLMPASVPDFKGDLRRLIKYYETQLSKLGIQVTMNKKVTAEEILRENPDAVIIGTGSNPIIPRLPGIDRNNVYTAIDVLSKGVQLGENIIVAGGGFVGCETAVHLASKGKKVTIIEMKERILAEPMAFNNLLALNTMVAVNGVNIMAGTKLVEIKANEAIVEKADGTIESLKCDSVVLALGFKASENLAVELQGKIKEISVIGDASAPRRVKHAVTEGYEAARAI, from the coding sequence ATGAAGATGTTTGAACCTGGAAGGATTGGAAACTTAGTGCTGAAAAACAGAATTGTTATGGCGCCTATGGGTATCGATTATGTTGATCCAGATCATGGGTTTTCACAAAAGTCAATCGATTATTATGCTGCTAGGGCTGAAGGCGGTACAGGCCTTATAATAACTGGGGCAGCATTGGTTTCAGATGAATATCAAAGCCTTAATAGTTTTTTCTTGTTAGATAAGGAAGATAAAGTAGATAGGGTTAAGAAGTTGGCTGATAGTGTACATGCTTTTAGTGGCAAGCTGTGCATTCAACTTTCTTTAGGCGCTGGAAAGATTGGCTATATTGGTGAGAATAATCCAAGCTTTTCAGTAGCAGAAATACACACGCAAGTAGAGGCTTTTGGAAGGGCTGCAGCATTGGCTAAAAGCGCTGGAGTTGACGCTGTGGAAATACACGGCTATGGCGGATATTTAATTGATCAGTTTCAAACAGCTTTATGGAACTCGCGAAAGGATGAGTATGGAGGCAGCTTTGAAAATAGAATGAGGATAGCACTTGAGGTAATAGAGGCTGTTAAAAAGAGCTGTGGCGAAGACTATCCAATTATCTATAAATTTTCTCCTGCTCACCTTATACCAGAAGGAAGAGATCTTGAAGAAGGAATTAAGGTGGCAAAGCTTTTAGAAGCTGCAGGAGTTTCTGCTCTTCACGTAGATATAGGTTGCCATGCATGTTGGCAAAATGCAATACCTACTATATATCAAGAACCAGCCCTTCATGAGAAATATATACAAGCTGTTAAGAAAGAAGTTAAGGTGCCTGTAATTGGCCATGGGAAATTAGGATATCCAGAGGTGGCTGAAAGAATAATTTCAGAAGGAACAGCTGACTTTGTAGCTTTAGGGCATTATTCCTTAGCAGACCCTGAATGGGCTAATAAAGTAAAAGAAAATAGAGAAGAAGATATTGTTCCATGCATTGGATGCAATGAATGCATGTTTTCCATTCTTTCAGGAGAACCAGTGGCATGCGGAGTGAACCCAAGCTGCGGTAGAGAAGCAGAGAAGCTGACTGAGGCAGAGGAAAAGAAATCCGTACTTGTTGTTGGAGCAGGTCCTGGAGGACTTGAAGCTGCCATAGTAGCAGCAAAAAGAGGACATAAGGTTACACTTTGGGATAAGGTTTCGAAACTAGGAGGAAATTTGATGCCGGCATCTGTTCCTGACTTTAAAGGGGATTTGAGAAGATTAATTAAATATTATGAAACTCAGTTAAGTAAATTAGGTATTCAAGTTACGATGAATAAAAAAGTTACGGCAGAAGAAATACTTAGGGAAAATCCTGATGCAGTAATAATAGGTACAGGAAGTAATCCTATTATACCAAGGCTTCCAGGTATTGATAGAAATAATGTATATACTGCAATTGACGTGCTTTCAAAGGGAGTACAACTAGGTGAGAACATTATAGTTGCAGGCGGAGGCTTTGTTGGCTGTGAGACAGCAGTTCATTTAGCTTCAAAGGGCAAGAAGGTTACTATAATTGAGATGAAAGAGCGCATCTTAGCAGAACCAATGGCCTTTAACAACCTATTAGCATTAAATACGATGGTAGCTGTAAATGGTGTAAATATTATGGCTGGCACAAAACTAGTTGAAATAAAGGCTAATGAAGCAATAGTAGAAAAAGCAGATGGTACTATAGAAAGTCTTAAGTGTGATTCTGTAGTGCTTGCATTAGGATTCAAAGCTTCAGAAAATTTGGCTGTAGAGCTTCAAGGAAAAATAAAAGAAATAAGTGTTATTGGAGATGCTTCTGCGCCGCGCAGAGTAAAGCATGCGGTTACTGAAGGTTATGAAGCAGCAAGAGCAATATAA
- the baiCD gene encoding bile acid Fe-S flavoenzyme BaiCD translates to MVFNKLFSPIKIRGLELKNRVVFPAMGTKMPTEDKFVTQQIIDYHAARVIGGCGLNFTEVCSVYAPASPKKFLSIAEDRFIPGLKKLTAAIHEAGGKAGVQLWLGGLAVGSDPEAMIIVPSDMPVKGTEYTIPGASLETINASIKAFGEAARRAVEAGFDTVEFHAAHNYVPHSFLSPFFNKRNDEYGGTLENRARFSIECIKAIRENIPEDMPLFMRVDAQDDYLEGGLTIEDIIEFCKLAKAAGVDILDVSRGNFSSAAIKYEVPPIDLPRGFNVDNAARIRKETGMVTVAVGRINDPAQAEEILESDKADMVVMGRAQLADAEFCNKAKAGAVESIVKCVGCNQGCYDGFVSPEMPFITCMRNPALGRESEFAIVKTDTPKKILIAGGGLAGLEAAIVLKERGHNPIVCEASAFLGGQFILAGAAPRKEEMKEAAIAMGKQAIEKGVEVRLNTLVTIELIDEIKPDEVVIAIGAAPMNLNIPGGNLPKVTNSHDVLSGKAEVHGKVVVIGGGLVGLEVAEYLHGKADEITVVEMLDAVAKDLGQLRSICVMESLYFSGVKTLTKAKCIEIKEDTVVIEREGNREELPCDSVVVAIGARSRSFEKIGKYCEDKGIPYYAAGDAVRARRALNAVAEANAIARSI, encoded by the coding sequence ATGGTATTCAATAAATTGTTCAGTCCAATAAAAATTAGAGGTTTAGAGTTAAAAAACAGAGTAGTGTTTCCAGCTATGGGCACAAAGATGCCAACAGAAGATAAATTTGTAACGCAGCAGATTATAGATTACCATGCAGCAAGAGTTATAGGTGGCTGTGGGTTAAACTTTACAGAGGTATGTTCAGTGTATGCTCCAGCGTCCCCTAAAAAGTTTCTTTCAATTGCTGAAGATAGGTTTATTCCAGGGCTAAAAAAACTGACAGCTGCTATACACGAAGCAGGTGGAAAGGCCGGAGTTCAGCTATGGCTTGGTGGGCTTGCAGTTGGAAGCGATCCAGAAGCAATGATAATTGTTCCTAGTGATATGCCAGTGAAAGGCACAGAATATACAATACCGGGTGCAAGCCTTGAAACAATTAATGCTTCAATTAAAGCCTTTGGTGAGGCAGCCAGAAGAGCAGTTGAAGCTGGTTTTGACACTGTAGAATTTCATGCAGCTCATAATTATGTACCGCACTCATTTTTAAGTCCATTCTTTAACAAAAGAAATGACGAATATGGTGGAACTTTAGAAAACAGAGCAAGATTTTCAATAGAGTGCATAAAAGCTATTCGTGAAAATATACCTGAGGATATGCCTTTATTTATGCGTGTCGATGCTCAAGACGATTATTTAGAAGGCGGGCTTACCATAGAAGATATTATTGAATTTTGTAAATTGGCAAAAGCTGCAGGTGTTGACATCCTTGATGTATCTAGAGGAAACTTCTCAAGTGCGGCTATAAAATACGAGGTTCCACCAATCGATCTTCCAAGAGGTTTTAATGTGGATAATGCTGCAAGAATAAGAAAAGAAACAGGAATGGTTACTGTAGCTGTTGGAAGAATAAATGATCCTGCTCAAGCAGAAGAAATACTTGAAAGCGATAAGGCAGACATGGTAGTTATGGGACGTGCACAGCTTGCTGATGCAGAGTTTTGCAACAAGGCTAAGGCTGGAGCCGTAGAAAGCATAGTTAAATGTGTTGGCTGCAACCAAGGCTGCTATGATGGTTTCGTATCTCCAGAGATGCCGTTTATAACTTGCATGAGAAACCCAGCCCTAGGAAGAGAATCAGAATTTGCTATAGTTAAAACTGATACCCCTAAAAAGATATTGATAGCTGGAGGGGGATTGGCAGGACTTGAAGCAGCGATAGTTTTAAAAGAAAGAGGACATAACCCAATAGTTTGCGAGGCGTCAGCTTTCCTTGGTGGGCAGTTTATACTTGCTGGGGCTGCTCCTAGAAAAGAGGAAATGAAGGAAGCAGCAATAGCAATGGGAAAACAGGCAATAGAAAAAGGTGTTGAGGTTAGATTAAACACACTTGTAACTATAGAACTTATAGATGAAATTAAACCTGATGAGGTTGTTATAGCCATAGGTGCAGCCCCGATGAATTTGAACATTCCAGGAGGAAATCTGCCAAAGGTAACAAACTCCCATGACGTATTGTCTGGCAAGGCAGAAGTTCACGGAAAGGTAGTGGTTATAGGAGGCGGTCTTGTAGGTCTTGAGGTAGCTGAATATCTTCATGGAAAAGCCGATGAAATAACAGTAGTAGAAATGCTTGATGCTGTTGCTAAAGATTTAGGTCAGCTCAGAAGTATATGTGTTATGGAAAGCTTGTACTTCTCAGGAGTAAAGACACTTACAAAGGCAAAGTGCATAGAAATAAAAGAAGATACTGTTGTTATAGAAAGAGAAGGCAATAGAGAAGAACTTCCATGTGATTCAGTTGTTGTAGCCATCGGAGCAAGATCACGAAGCTTTGAAAAAATAGGCAAATATTGTGAAGATAAAGGAATTCCATATTATGCTGCAGGTGATGCAGTACGAGCAAGAAGAGCTTTAAATGCAGTTGCTGAAGCAAATGCTATAGCTAGAAGTATATAA